A single region of the Bacteroidota bacterium genome encodes:
- the rsmA gene encoding ribosomal RNA small subunit methyltransferase A: MRNHFQHNKAFGQHFLRSNDTALQIVEALQPLHLAKNILEIGPGLGVLTQYLKKIPEKKLFVSEVDRRIIDMLKTEQQFPESQILEGDFLKLNLKSLVGEPFLLIGNFPYNISSQILFKMLDNLELVPLMVGMFQKEMALRVVAKHGNKDYGVISVLVQIYYDCEYLFELEPIAFDPPPKVHSAVIRLTKKSDPGQFNPVLLKSVVKAGFNQRRKKLSNALSPVHGAKEAAIRLNFADKRAEQLSVQDFILLSNSIEN, from the coding sequence ATGCGTAATCACTTCCAACATAATAAAGCATTCGGTCAACATTTTTTACGCAGTAATGATACTGCATTGCAGATTGTAGAAGCGTTGCAGCCGCTCCATCTCGCAAAAAATATATTGGAAATCGGCCCCGGTTTGGGCGTATTGACGCAATATTTAAAAAAAATCCCTGAAAAAAAACTGTTTGTCTCGGAAGTCGACCGACGGATTATCGACATGTTAAAAACTGAACAACAGTTTCCTGAGTCTCAGATTTTAGAAGGTGATTTTTTAAAACTCAATTTAAAATCACTCGTTGGCGAACCGTTTTTGCTGATTGGAAATTTTCCATACAATATCAGTTCGCAAATTTTATTTAAAATGCTCGACAACCTTGAACTGGTGCCACTTATGGTGGGGATGTTCCAAAAGGAAATGGCATTGCGTGTTGTCGCAAAACATGGGAATAAAGATTATGGCGTAATCAGCGTGTTGGTCCAGATTTATTACGATTGTGAATATTTATTCGAACTGGAACCAATTGCTTTCGATCCTCCCCCAAAAGTGCATTCAGCAGTAATACGACTGACCAAAAAATCGGATCCCGGTCAGTTTAACCCTGTTTTGCTTAAATCGGTGGTAAAAGCAGGTTTTAACCAGCGAAGAAAAAAATTGTCTAACGCACTATCACCGGTTCATGGCGCTAAAGAAGCAGCAATCCGCCTTAATTTTGCCGATAAACGAGCAGAACAGTTGAGCGTTCAGGATTTTATTCTGTTGAGCAACAGTATCGAAAACTAA
- a CDS encoding carboxypeptidase regulatory-like domain-containing protein, giving the protein MNKLLYALVVLVMCVGSAIAQSGEIQGKVVNGKGEGIPFANVVVYKNGVLETGATTDFDGKYSIPALEPGTYEVEASYVGLKQRLTGITVSQGIVFLPDFILSDQVLETVVVKYEAPLVDKGNTSTGGVVTKEDIQKIATRNVTSIAATKEGVYQSDEGGGLNIKGSRGDATEYIIDGVRVSGSLKLPQDAIEQLEVITGGVDPKYGDATGGFITITTRGPAKNYNGSVELASSQFLDPYGYNLASVFLSGPIVVKNKGTDSAQAKFGFFLAGELEMEKDPDPSAIGNYIVKDDVLSDLAENPLRPSVSGLGFNKNSEFLTLDDLEKIPYRENTSNYGASVSTKFDYKFTRNTNVQLGLSWRKFHGNTYSRNFALMNAENNPVDDQSTYRGYLRFTQRFPEKRAVEGEESVIGNAYYSIQVDYTKFISTRQDGDHGMNPWAYGYIGSYNTYKAPVYFYTTDETTGLTGWTLVGYQDTLVEFTPGASNPELAEYTTEFYEGSSVAPSSLFDIQLGGGLLNGESASLFLSTYNMWYNKGVPWFNYSKADQDQYSLNFAASLDVKNPNSKKIGKHAIEFGFEFQQRIERFYGVNPIGLWTIARQLTNKHILTLDTDNPILVIDGEEYTYDEYLSTPGLYFGEFDTITYNRLLLEDDQAYFDQQLRDKLNSLGYNIGELDYINIDNLPLDVFSMDLFSADELLNQGSSLVGYNGYDYLGNKVNGVVSFNDFFTQEENGFKTRPIDGFRPVYTAGYIQDRFNFNDIVFRVGVRVDRYDANRKVLRDKYSLYDVYSTAEVDGSFNPNGSHPGNIGEDYVVYVDDFNSPSPTILGYRNEDTWYNADGQEVADPNVIAVTSSTGTITPFVVDPDANIKDENYDPNSSFEDYTPQITIMPRIAFSFPISKVEDREALFFAHYDILTQRPPTGTSTTPADYYFFLENAGALLDNPDLKPEKTIDYQVGFQQQLSSSSVIKISAFYKELRDMIQIINVPYAYPLTYTTYGNIDFGTVKGLSVSYDIARRTRNLKLSTSYTLQFADGTGSSATSQVNLVGAGQPNLRTIIPLSYDSRHSLKLVLDYRFEDPDGSQPAWLDNVGLNVTFNARSGEPYTRQANAIPTAQFGVQNRSTLDGAINGSRLPWHYRTDIKLDKAFEFGLGKAERPVSMDVYLWVQNLLDAENVIAVYGYTGNSLDDGYLTSAEGVEAISSQVDPASFVDLYTVKMMNPDNYSIPRRIRLGVSFDF; this is encoded by the coding sequence ATGAATAAACTCCTTTACGCACTCGTCGTATTAGTAATGTGTGTGGGTTCTGCAATCGCTCAGTCGGGTGAGATCCAGGGAAAAGTTGTAAACGGCAAAGGCGAAGGAATTCCTTTCGCAAACGTAGTTGTTTACAAAAACGGAGTCCTCGAAACCGGTGCAACCACCGATTTTGACGGAAAATACTCCATTCCTGCCCTCGAACCGGGAACTTACGAAGTAGAAGCTTCCTATGTCGGATTAAAACAAAGACTTACCGGAATTACCGTATCGCAAGGTATTGTATTCCTTCCTGACTTCATCCTGAGTGACCAGGTGCTCGAAACCGTTGTGGTTAAATACGAGGCACCTTTGGTTGATAAAGGAAATACCAGCACCGGAGGTGTGGTAACGAAGGAAGACATTCAAAAAATTGCCACACGTAACGTTACCTCAATTGCGGCAACAAAAGAAGGGGTTTACCAAAGTGATGAAGGTGGTGGATTGAACATCAAAGGTTCTCGTGGTGATGCTACGGAATATATTATTGATGGTGTTCGTGTATCCGGTTCATTAAAATTACCTCAGGATGCCATTGAGCAGTTAGAAGTTATCACCGGTGGTGTTGACCCTAAATACGGTGATGCAACAGGTGGTTTCATTACCATCACTACACGTGGACCTGCAAAAAACTACAATGGTAGCGTTGAGTTGGCAAGTTCTCAATTTCTTGATCCTTATGGATACAATCTGGCTTCTGTGTTTTTATCAGGACCAATTGTTGTAAAAAATAAAGGCACCGATTCTGCTCAAGCTAAATTTGGTTTCTTCCTCGCGGGTGAACTCGAAATGGAAAAAGACCCTGACCCTTCAGCAATCGGCAACTATATTGTTAAAGATGATGTATTAAGCGACCTCGCGGAAAATCCTTTACGCCCTTCAGTAAGTGGTCTCGGATTTAATAAAAATTCCGAATTCCTTACATTGGACGATTTGGAAAAAATCCCTTATCGCGAAAATACTTCTAACTACGGTGCTTCCGTATCTACAAAATTTGATTATAAGTTTACACGCAACACCAACGTGCAATTAGGTTTAAGCTGGAGAAAATTCCATGGCAATACCTATAGCAGAAACTTTGCGTTGATGAATGCTGAAAATAACCCGGTTGATGATCAAAGCACTTACCGCGGATATTTACGTTTTACACAACGTTTTCCGGAAAAACGCGCAGTAGAAGGTGAAGAATCTGTAATCGGTAATGCATACTATTCAATTCAGGTAGATTATACCAAATTTATCTCTACCCGTCAGGATGGTGACCATGGTATGAATCCTTGGGCTTATGGTTATATCGGTTCATACAATACTTACAAAGCACCGGTATATTTTTATACTACTGATGAAACAACCGGTTTAACAGGTTGGACTTTAGTTGGTTACCAGGATACATTGGTTGAATTTACGCCGGGTGCATCTAACCCTGAACTTGCTGAATACACTACAGAATTTTATGAAGGCAGCAGCGTTGCTCCTTCAAGTTTATTCGATATCCAGTTAGGTGGTGGTTTATTAAATGGTGAATCTGCATCATTATTCTTATCTACATATAATATGTGGTATAATAAAGGTGTTCCTTGGTTCAACTATTCAAAAGCTGATCAGGATCAATACAGTTTAAACTTTGCAGCGTCGTTGGATGTTAAAAATCCAAACTCTAAAAAAATCGGAAAACACGCTATCGAATTCGGTTTTGAATTCCAACAGCGTATCGAACGTTTTTATGGTGTAAACCCTATCGGCTTATGGACAATTGCTCGTCAGTTAACTAACAAACACATCTTAACACTTGATACCGACAATCCAATTTTAGTTATTGATGGTGAAGAATATACTTATGATGAATATTTAAGTACACCGGGTTTATATTTCGGTGAATTTGATACCATCACTTACAACCGTTTATTATTAGAAGATGATCAGGCTTATTTTGATCAGCAATTACGTGATAAATTAAATTCATTAGGTTACAATATTGGTGAGTTAGACTATATTAATATAGATAACCTTCCTTTAGATGTTTTCTCAATGGATTTATTCAGCGCAGATGAATTATTAAATCAGGGTAGCTCATTAGTTGGTTACAACGGTTATGATTACCTCGGTAATAAAGTAAATGGTGTTGTTTCTTTTAACGACTTCTTTACACAGGAAGAAAACGGATTTAAAACGCGTCCTATAGATGGTTTCAGACCGGTGTATACTGCAGGTTATATTCAAGACAGGTTTAACTTTAACGATATCGTATTCCGTGTAGGTGTGCGTGTTGACCGTTATGATGCTAACCGTAAAGTATTAAGAGATAAATACTCATTATATGATGTTTATTCAACAGCGGAAGTTGATGGTTCATTTAATCCAAATGGTTCACATCCGGGAAATATTGGTGAAGATTATGTAGTGTATGTTGATGATTTCAACAGCCCTTCACCTACAATTTTAGGTTACCGTAATGAAGATACCTGGTATAATGCAGATGGTCAGGAAGTTGCTGACCCTAACGTTATTGCTGTTACATCTTCAACAGGTACAATTACACCTTTCGTTGTTGATCCTGATGCAAACATTAAGGATGAAAATTATGACCCGAATTCTTCTTTTGAAGATTATACGCCTCAAATTACAATCATGCCTAGGATTGCATTCTCATTCCCTATTTCTAAAGTGGAAGACAGAGAAGCATTATTCTTTGCACATTATGATATCTTAACACAACGTCCTCCAACAGGAACAAGCACAACTCCTGCTGATTATTATTTCTTCCTTGAAAATGCAGGTGCATTATTAGATAACCCGGATTTGAAACCTGAAAAAACAATCGATTATCAGGTTGGTTTCCAACAACAGTTATCCTCATCATCTGTTATCAAAATATCTGCATTCTATAAAGAATTGCGTGATATGATTCAAATTATCAACGTGCCTTACGCTTATCCATTAACGTATACTACCTATGGTAATATCGACTTTGGAACTGTAAAAGGTTTATCGGTATCTTATGATATTGCACGTCGTACTCGTAACCTGAAATTATCAACCAGCTATACTTTACAGTTTGCTGACGGAACAGGTTCAAGTGCAACATCTCAGGTTAACCTTGTTGGTGCCGGTCAACCAAACTTAAGAACAATTATTCCTTTATCATACGACTCACGCCACAGCTTAAAACTCGTTTTAGATTATCGTTTCGAAGATCCGGATGGTTCACAACCGGCTTGGTTAGACAACGTTGGTTTAAACGTAACATTTAACGCTCGTTCAGGTGAACCTTATACTCGTCAGGCTAATGCCATCCCTACAGCGCAGTTCGGTGTTCAAAACCGTTCTACATTAGATGGTGCTATCAACGGTTCCCGTTTACCTTGGCATTATCGTACTGATATTAAATTAGATAAAGCTTTTGAATTTGGTTTAGGAAAAGCTGAACGCCCTGTATCAATGGACGTTTACCTCTGGGTTCAAAACTTATTAGATGCAGAAAACGTAATTGCCGTTTACGGTTACACAGGCAACTCGTTGGATGATGGTTACCTTACATCTGCTGAAGGTGTTGAAGCTATCAGCTCACAGGTTGACCCTGCATCATTTGTTGACTTGTATACTGTTAAAATGATGAACCCTGATAATTATAGTATTCCTAGAAGAATTCGTTTAGGTGTTTCATTTGATTTCTAA